Proteins encoded in a region of the Mucilaginibacter sabulilitoris genome:
- a CDS encoding alpha-2-macroglobulin family protein yields the protein MENGYTRFRRRKILITVSTSIVLVLLVIYIVANGRKKVKVDPAFSKYIESYTTGVISKESTIRIRLASQVQVTHQQNEQLNYLFDFSPSIKGKAYWVDARTIEFKPSGKLDPEKNYTADFNLGQLIKVPEKFDHFKFGFQVIRPDFNVSFNGLQTATSTSTDEMRLDGTVQTADTEDPSLIEKLITVNYEFPVKITWEHNTGIKTHHFKITGLKRQSGKVTPLTVNWDGNSLQVNKNGNQRFDVPAIGDFKVLDIRAVQDNDQYVLVQFSDAIMVGQELNGLIGITNIADAAYTIDGSMVKVYAPERLQGNYSVFVNEGVENISHKKITKTYTANVFFENRLPNVTIPGKGVILPDSGRLMMPFEAVNLNAVDVSIIKIYENNVPQYFQNNGFDGGAELRQVGKPIVQKTIRLDGDKGLNLNKKNRFMLDIDQMIRTEPGAIYRVVIGFRKEYSLYNCSIPGTGVKTGDDEYDDYGGDDYTNNSGKVNDEDDDFWSRYDNYYPDGYKWQDRDNACTPSYFTKQRWATRNIIASNIGLIAKRGTNNTMLVAVTNILSAEPMGNVDLELLDYQKQVIFKTTSGSDGIVQFDIKRKPYLLVAKKGSQRGYLKLDDGSSLPLTRFNVGGEEVQSGLKGFIYGERGVWRPGDSIYVSFILEDKLKTLPPDHPVEFELYDPNGRLYRRITQTKSIDGFYSFHTATETSSPTGNWTAKVKVGGALFEKKIKVETIMPNRMKLNLTFGGATELTKGNNADGKLSAQWLFGGAAQSLKAKVDAFLSPQATNFKKYPDYVFDDPTLAFNTQTQTIFDGKLSADGIAAVNADINVEKQAPGQLRANFVVKVFEPGGNFSIQQTTLPYNVYTGYVGIKTPAGSDLSGMLVTDKDHQVDIADVDVNGNALTGTRNVQLELYKVHWRWWWDQTGDETSNFTQDKYNKLIKTESIQLNNGRGKWTLRIPKADWGRYLIKVKDEQTGHSTGKFIYVDWPNWSERLQQTNPTEAAMLSFTSDKPSYKVGEQATLTIPTAADGRALISLENGSKVLKTTWIDTKKGQTQYRFTVDETMAPNVFVNVTLLQRHSQTVNDLPIRMYGAIPLQVDNPETILKPVISMPDKIRPETQSAITVSEASGKEMTYTIAIVDEGLLDITNYKTPDPHDAFYAREALGVKTWDLFDYVIGAFGGGLERILSIGGDGNLGTNKNVSVNRFKPVVKFMGPFHLSKGEKQTTPFKLPQYVGSVKAMVIAGHDGGYGMAEKAVAVKKPLMILATLPRVLGPSEKVQLPVTVFAMEPNIKTVTITVQSNAFSNLTGNNSQTLTFAKTGDQLVTFDLNVKDFVGVGKVKIIAKSGSETAAYDVELNVRNPNPPVTRILEKELKPGETWNTAYQAVGINGTNKNTLEIASIPPLNLDKRLDYLIDYPHGCVEQTTSAAFPQLYLDQLLDLSPRQKAESERNIKATIARLNGFQVQGGGLSYWPDGGNADEWGTNYAGHFMLAAQAKGYSMPLGFLEQWKKYQKQKAVIWAPDSRSFYGDDLNQAYRLYLLALARSPELGAMNRLREFKYLSVEAKWRLAAAYKLAGQPEMGLRMVAGLPTNIKPYYTMYGTYGSDLRDEAMILETLTLLGQQQRAAGLLRTVAARLSQDDWYSTQTTAYSLIAIAQYCGQNKSDGKLTFNYQAGAAKANVNSSSYMWQTGLSVTGGKVSLKNNGANRLYVRLIQKGQPSSGLDVKTFIDPQIMQMRIGYFTMSGKPIDPSSLKQGTDFVAQVNIKNPGRRGRYDNLALTQIFPSGWEILNSRMLNNDEAFKSSPSDYRDIRDDRVNTYFSLTEGKEVTYYVMLNAAYAGHYYLPAVYCEAMYNHSINSLIKGQWVDVTK from the coding sequence ATGGAGAACGGATATACCAGATTCCGCAGACGTAAAATCCTTATTACTGTCAGCACATCAATTGTGCTGGTTTTATTGGTGATTTACATTGTTGCCAACGGCCGCAAAAAAGTAAAGGTCGATCCCGCTTTTAGTAAATACATTGAATCATATACCACCGGTGTTATCTCTAAAGAGAGCACTATCAGGATACGTCTGGCCAGTCAGGTTCAGGTTACCCATCAGCAAAATGAACAACTTAATTATCTTTTTGATTTTTCGCCTTCAATAAAGGGAAAAGCTTATTGGGTGGATGCCCGTACCATTGAGTTTAAGCCCTCCGGCAAACTTGATCCCGAAAAAAACTATACCGCCGATTTTAACCTGGGCCAGTTAATAAAGGTGCCCGAAAAATTTGATCATTTTAAATTTGGCTTCCAGGTTATAAGGCCCGATTTTAACGTAAGCTTTAATGGTTTACAAACCGCCACCAGCACCTCCACAGATGAAATGAGGCTGGATGGTACTGTACAAACCGCCGATACCGAAGACCCTTCCCTTATTGAAAAACTAATCACAGTAAATTACGAGTTCCCCGTTAAAATAACATGGGAACACAATACCGGCATCAAAACCCACCATTTTAAAATAACGGGCCTAAAAAGACAATCGGGCAAGGTGACGCCTTTAACTGTTAACTGGGATGGGAATAGCTTACAGGTAAATAAAAATGGTAATCAACGTTTTGATGTGCCTGCTATCGGCGATTTTAAAGTGCTTGATATTCGCGCAGTGCAGGATAATGATCAGTATGTACTGGTTCAATTCTCTGATGCCATAATGGTTGGTCAGGAACTTAATGGTTTAATTGGCATTACCAATATTGCGGATGCAGCCTATACCATTGATGGCAGCATGGTAAAGGTTTATGCTCCAGAGCGGCTGCAGGGCAATTACAGCGTATTTGTAAATGAAGGGGTTGAAAACATATCGCATAAAAAGATCACTAAAACTTACACTGCCAATGTATTCTTCGAAAATAGGTTACCAAACGTAACCATCCCCGGCAAGGGTGTAATATTGCCAGATTCGGGCAGGCTCATGATGCCTTTTGAGGCGGTTAACCTGAACGCGGTTGATGTAAGTATCATTAAAATATATGAAAACAATGTGCCGCAATATTTTCAGAATAATGGTTTTGATGGTGGTGCCGAGTTGCGGCAGGTAGGTAAACCAATCGTTCAAAAAACCATCAGGCTTGATGGTGATAAAGGTCTGAATCTGAACAAAAAGAACCGGTTTATGCTTGATATAGACCAGATGATACGCACCGAACCTGGCGCTATTTACAGGGTAGTGATCGGTTTCAGGAAAGAATACTCGTTATATAACTGCAGTATCCCTGGTACTGGTGTAAAAACCGGCGACGATGAATATGACGACTACGGAGGCGATGATTATACCAACAACAGCGGCAAGGTAAATGATGAGGACGATGATTTTTGGTCGAGATACGATAACTATTATCCCGATGGCTACAAATGGCAGGACAGGGATAATGCCTGTACCCCGTCGTATTTTACCAAACAACGCTGGGCAACCCGCAATATAATTGCTTCAAACATTGGTCTTATTGCCAAGCGAGGTACAAACAATACTATGCTGGTTGCAGTAACTAATATTTTAAGCGCCGAGCCCATGGGTAACGTAGACCTCGAATTGCTGGATTATCAAAAGCAGGTGATCTTTAAAACCACATCAGGCAGCGATGGCATTGTTCAGTTTGATATTAAACGGAAACCTTATTTGCTGGTAGCCAAAAAAGGCTCACAACGCGGCTATTTAAAGCTTGATGACGGAAGCTCCCTGCCCCTCACCCGTTTTAATGTAGGTGGCGAGGAAGTTCAAAGCGGTTTGAAGGGTTTTATATACGGAGAGCGCGGTGTTTGGCGGCCAGGCGATTCGATATATGTTTCCTTTATACTTGAGGATAAATTGAAAACCCTTCCACCCGATCATCCGGTAGAGTTTGAATTGTATGACCCTAACGGAAGGCTTTACAGACGCATAACTCAAACAAAATCCATTGATGGCTTTTATAGCTTTCACACCGCTACCGAAACCTCCTCACCTACCGGAAACTGGACAGCAAAAGTAAAAGTTGGCGGTGCTTTGTTTGAAAAGAAAATTAAGGTTGAAACCATCATGCCAAACCGCATGAAGCTAAACCTGACATTTGGTGGTGCCACTGAACTTACCAAAGGCAATAATGCAGATGGCAAGCTAAGCGCGCAATGGCTGTTTGGCGGGGCTGCTCAAAGCCTGAAGGCTAAAGTCGACGCGTTTTTATCGCCGCAGGCAACAAACTTCAAAAAATATCCTGATTATGTTTTTGACGATCCCACACTGGCCTTTAATACACAAACCCAAACAATATTTGATGGTAAACTTAGTGCCGATGGTATTGCCGCTGTTAATGCCGATATCAATGTAGAAAAACAAGCGCCGGGACAGTTAAGAGCCAATTTTGTGGTAAAAGTTTTTGAACCAGGCGGTAATTTCAGCATACAGCAAACCACATTACCTTACAATGTTTATACGGGTTATGTGGGCATTAAAACACCTGCCGGCAGCGATCTTTCGGGTATGCTGGTTACAGATAAAGATCATCAGGTTGATATCGCAGATGTTGATGTAAATGGGAACGCCTTGACGGGCACCCGTAATGTGCAGCTTGAACTATATAAAGTACACTGGCGCTGGTGGTGGGATCAGACCGGCGATGAAACAAGTAACTTCACCCAGGACAAGTATAACAAGCTTATTAAAACCGAAAGCATACAACTCAATAATGGCCGCGGTAAATGGACCTTACGTATCCCTAAAGCCGATTGGGGACGTTACCTGATCAAGGTAAAGGATGAGCAAACAGGTCACTCTACAGGCAAGTTTATATACGTTGATTGGCCAAACTGGTCGGAAAGATTACAGCAGACCAACCCAACCGAGGCGGCTATGCTGTCATTCACGTCCGACAAGCCAAGTTACAAGGTTGGCGAACAAGCTACACTTACCATCCCAACCGCCGCAGACGGCCGCGCGCTGATCAGCCTTGAAAATGGCAGCAAAGTTTTAAAAACCACCTGGATAGATACAAAAAAAGGCCAAACCCAGTACCGCTTCACAGTTGATGAAACCATGGCCCCCAATGTTTTTGTGAATGTTACGCTGCTGCAAAGGCATTCCCAAACAGTGAACGACCTGCCCATACGTATGTACGGCGCTATACCGCTACAAGTGGATAACCCCGAAACTATACTGAAACCGGTGATCAGCATGCCTGATAAGATAAGACCCGAAACACAATCGGCTATTACGGTTTCTGAGGCATCGGGCAAGGAAATGACCTATACCATCGCTATTGTTGACGAAGGCCTGCTCGATATTACCAATTATAAAACTCCCGACCCTCATGATGCTTTTTATGCACGTGAAGCATTAGGTGTAAAAACCTGGGACCTCTTTGATTACGTGATAGGCGCTTTTGGAGGTGGACTGGAGCGTATTTTAAGTATAGGCGGCGACGGTAACCTGGGCACTAACAAGAATGTGTCTGTAAATCGATTTAAGCCCGTTGTGAAATTTATGGGGCCATTTCACCTTAGCAAGGGTGAAAAGCAAACCACGCCCTTTAAATTACCTCAATACGTGGGTTCTGTTAAAGCTATGGTTATTGCCGGGCACGATGGTGGCTATGGTATGGCAGAAAAGGCCGTTGCCGTTAAAAAGCCGCTGATGATATTAGCCACCCTGCCGCGTGTATTGGGCCCGTCAGAAAAAGTACAGCTGCCTGTTACCGTATTCGCTATGGAGCCGAATATTAAAACGGTTACAATTACCGTACAATCAAATGCGTTTAGCAACCTAACGGGTAATAATTCCCAAACACTCACCTTTGCCAAAACCGGCGATCAGCTGGTGACATTTGATTTAAATGTAAAGGATTTTGTGGGTGTAGGCAAAGTAAAGATCATAGCCAAAAGCGGCTCGGAAACAGCGGCTTATGACGTTGAGCTGAATGTACGAAACCCTAACCCGCCGGTAACAAGGATCTTAGAAAAAGAACTTAAACCCGGCGAAACCTGGAATACGGCATATCAGGCAGTGGGCATTAACGGAACCAATAAAAACACTTTGGAAATAGCCAGCATACCGCCTTTGAATTTAGATAAGCGGCTGGATTACCTGATCGACTACCCGCATGGTTGTGTGGAGCAAACTACTTCGGCGGCATTTCCACAGCTATATCTTGATCAGTTGCTTGACCTTTCGCCAAGGCAAAAAGCCGAGTCTGAAAGAAATATCAAGGCTACCATTGCCCGGCTAAATGGCTTCCAGGTACAGGGGGGCGGCCTCAGCTACTGGCCTGATGGCGGCAACGCTGACGAATGGGGTACTAATTATGCCGGTCATTTTATGCTTGCAGCTCAGGCAAAAGGTTACAGCATGCCTCTGGGCTTTTTAGAACAATGGAAGAAATACCAAAAACAAAAGGCAGTAATCTGGGCACCCGATTCACGCAGTTTTTATGGAGATGACTTGAACCAGGCTTATCGTTTATACCTGCTCGCGCTTGCACGTTCACCAGAGCTGGGCGCCATGAACCGCCTGCGGGAGTTTAAATACCTGAGCGTAGAAGCCAAATGGCGCCTTGCAGCAGCTTATAAGCTTGCCGGGCAACCGGAAATGGGTTTAAGGATGGTAGCAGGCTTACCAACCAACATTAAGCCTTATTATACCATGTACGGCACTTACGGTTCTGATTTGCGCGATGAGGCTATGATCCTGGAAACCCTTACCTTGCTTGGCCAGCAGCAAAGGGCGGCTGGTTTGCTGCGCACCGTAGCCGCACGCTTATCGCAAGACGATTGGTACAGTACCCAAACTACTGCCTATTCGCTCATTGCTATAGCGCAATATTGCGGGCAAAATAAATCGGATGGTAAGCTTACTTTTAATTACCAGGCAGGTGCCGCCAAAGCAAATGTTAATTCATCATCGTATATGTGGCAAACCGGTTTATCTGTAACCGGTGGCAAAGTATCGCTTAAAAATAACGGCGCAAACCGGCTGTATGTAAGATTGATACAAAAAGGGCAGCCATCATCTGGCCTGGATGTTAAAACCTTTATTGATCCACAGATCATGCAGATGAGGATTGGGTATTTTACCATGAGCGGTAAGCCAATCGATCCGTCGTCATTAAAACAGGGAACTGATTTTGTAGCGCAGGTGAACATCAAAAACCCGGGAAGGCGCGGCAGATATGATAACCTGGCACTTACGCAGATATTCCCTTCGGGCTGGGAGATACTGAACAGCCGGATGCTAAACAATGATGAGGCATTTAAATCATCACCATCTGATTATCGTGATATTCGCGACGATCGGGTGAACACCTATTTCAGTTTAACCGAAGGCAAGGAAGTTACCTACTATGTAATGCTGAACGCGGCCTATGCCGGTCACTACTACCTGCCCGCGGTTTACTGCGAAGCCATGTACAATCACTCCATCAACAGCCTCATTAAAGGGCAATGGGTTGATGTAACAAAATAA